The Desulfoplanes formicivorans genomic sequence GCGGTTTTGTGCATGTAATCAGCGTACCTGAGACCCACCAGATTCTTCCACTTGGAACTCGTGTTCAGGTTGTCCACAACGAGAATATCTTCGATGCCCATGCGATTGAGCTTCCAGACCATTGCGCTGCCAATGAATCCGGCACCACCAGTGACAATATACATATTCCGAGATCTCCTTGAAGGTTGGATTGCTGGTATCTGTTTTGGTTTCTTCATGCGGGGGAAGAAACACGCACATGACAGGATGATGCCTAATCCCAAACACAAAAACATTCAAATACACATCCCACCCCAAGATTGCGATTCACATGCATTCCGGATATGACCAATTTTACAGATTTGTATTTTTCTCTTTTTTCATCATTCTGACAAGGAAATCTCTATGCTCGCCATTGTAGATTACCGGGCCGGCAACCTCACCAGCGTGCGCCGGGCCCTTGATCATCTCGGCATCCCCTGTACCATTACGGACGATCCGGAAACCATTACCAGGGCCGACGGGGTCATTTTCCCCGGTGTCGGTGCTGCGGGTTCGGCCATGGAGCAGCTTCGTCAATCCGGCCTGGACGCCACCATTGCCTGGTGTGCGGCCAATGACCGTCCCTTGCTGGGCATCTGCCTGGGCTGCCAGATCATTCTGGAACACAGCCAGGAAAACAACACCCGAACCCTGGGGATCATTGCCGGTGAATGCCTTCCTTTTTCCAAGGACCTCAAGGAGGAAAACGGTGAACCCATCCGCATTCCCCACATGGGATGGAACCGGGTCCGGCTGAACAAACCCTGTCCCCTGTTCGAAAATGTCTCCCCTGATGCGGAATTTTATTTTGTACACACCTACTACACCAGGCCTGCTTCCGAATATGTCCTGGGTACAACCCATTACGGACAAGATTTCTGTTCGGTGCTGGGCCGCGACGGGTTGTGGGCGGTTCAGTTTCACCCGGAAAAAAGCGGACGTCCGGGTCTTGAAATCCTGAAAAATTTCGCAACCTACTGCAGGGGGAACAACCATGCTCAGTAAACGAATCATCCCCTGCCTGGACGTACGCAACGGCAAGCTGACCAAAGGCATCAAATTCAAGGGAAATGTGGATATCGGTGATCCCGTTGCAACGGCCCGAATGTACTATGAACAGGGAGCCGATGAAATCGTGTTCTACGACATCACGGCCTCGTCGGAACACCGTGGTATCATGCT encodes the following:
- the hisH gene encoding imidazole glycerol phosphate synthase subunit HisH, whose protein sequence is MLAIVDYRAGNLTSVRRALDHLGIPCTITDDPETITRADGVIFPGVGAAGSAMEQLRQSGLDATIAWCAANDRPLLGICLGCQIILEHSQENNTRTLGIIAGECLPFSKDLKEENGEPIRIPHMGWNRVRLNKPCPLFENVSPDAEFYFVHTYYTRPASEYVLGTTHYGQDFCSVLGRDGLWAVQFHPEKSGRPGLEILKNFATYCRGNNHAQ